The Streptomyces sp. NBC_00670 genome window below encodes:
- a CDS encoding thiol-disulfide oxidoreductase DCC family protein: protein MRTPHTTAAPAVSPSAVPAAAPRPPVRRLTVLYDERCALCTFVRGWLGRQRQLVPLDFVPAGSGEARRLLPGLDHGATMEEITVVGDGGQVYRGAAAWIVCLWALREHRRLAHRLSTPAGLRVARSAVLAAAKWREAGRARTAAGRSPHWGGTAYVRRDGWVYDPRAGWVYRGPGPTPGACPDGTCPTG from the coding sequence ATGCGCACGCCGCACACGACGGCCGCCCCGGCCGTCTCCCCCTCGGCCGTCCCCGCCGCGGCCCCGCGGCCCCCGGTCCGCCGGCTCACGGTCCTCTACGACGAACGGTGCGCCCTGTGCACCTTCGTCCGCGGCTGGCTCGGCCGGCAACGGCAGCTCGTGCCCCTGGACTTCGTCCCGGCGGGGTCCGGGGAGGCCCGGCGGCTGCTGCCGGGTCTTGACCACGGGGCGACGATGGAGGAGATCACCGTCGTCGGCGACGGCGGCCAGGTCTACCGCGGGGCCGCCGCCTGGATCGTCTGCCTGTGGGCGCTGCGCGAGCACCGCCGGCTCGCCCACCGGCTGTCCACCCCGGCGGGCCTGCGGGTGGCCCGCAGCGCGGTGCTCGCCGCCGCGAAGTGGCGGGAGGCCGGCCGGGCCCGCACGGCGGCCGGGCGGAGCCCGCACTGGGGCGGCACCGCCTACGTCCGCCGGGACGGCTGGGTCTACGACCCCCGCGCCGGCTGGGTGTACCGCGGCCCCGGCCCCACCCCGGGTGCCTGCCCGGACGGCACCTGTCCGACTGGCTAG
- a CDS encoding DUF2752 domain-containing protein: MDGSCVADAGPRTGRVPAGPRPALRWLPPVLRRPEAAPLAVGAAGLAGAAYLYGTNPHEPGHALPGCPFRFVTGLLCPACGGTRMVYDLMHGQFAQAWLDNRMLLLAAPFALALLGRWALEGLRGRRWRPRLRPRTQVLILALAVTWTVARNIR; encoded by the coding sequence ATGGACGGATCCTGCGTGGCTGACGCGGGCCCGCGCACCGGACGGGTGCCGGCCGGTCCCCGGCCGGCCCTCCGGTGGCTGCCGCCCGTGCTGCGCCGCCCCGAGGCGGCGCCGCTCGCGGTGGGCGCCGCGGGGCTCGCGGGCGCCGCGTACCTCTACGGGACGAACCCGCACGAGCCCGGGCACGCCCTGCCGGGCTGCCCCTTCCGGTTCGTCACCGGACTGCTCTGCCCGGCCTGCGGCGGCACCCGCATGGTGTACGACCTGATGCACGGGCAGTTCGCGCAGGCCTGGCTCGACAACCGGATGCTGCTGCTCGCCGCGCCGTTCGCCCTCGCACTGCTCGGCCGCTGGGCGCTGGAGGGGCTGCGGGGCCGCCGCTGGCGTCCCCGACTGCGCCCGCGCACCCAGGTGTTGATCCTCGCCCTCGCCGTGACCTGGACCGTGGCCCGCAACATCCGCTGA
- a CDS encoding TM2 domain-containing protein: protein MTQPPNQPPQPPNQPPGYGYPNSGEQNPYGAAPGAGPYQQPQYGYPQAGGYPAGGAVPPPGAFGGDPNAPYGYDPYGRPYSDKSKIVAGVLSIFLGYLGIGRFYIGHVGLGIAQLLTCGGLGIWSLIDGIVLLTSNNTTDSNGRILRG, encoded by the coding sequence GTGACCCAGCCGCCCAACCAGCCGCCGCAGCCCCCGAACCAGCCGCCGGGGTACGGCTACCCGAACTCGGGCGAACAGAACCCCTACGGGGCCGCGCCCGGCGCCGGTCCCTACCAGCAGCCGCAGTACGGCTACCCGCAGGCGGGCGGCTACCCGGCGGGCGGCGCCGTGCCGCCGCCCGGTGCGTTCGGCGGCGACCCCAACGCCCCCTACGGCTACGACCCCTACGGACGGCCGTACTCCGACAAGTCGAAGATCGTCGCGGGCGTGCTCAGCATCTTCCTCGGCTACCTCGGCATCGGGCGGTTCTACATCGGGCACGTGGGTCTGGGCATCGCCCAGCTGCTCACCTGCGGCGGTCTCGGCATCTGGTCGCTGATCGACGGGATCGTGCTGCTGACCAGCAACAACACCACGGACTCCAATGGACGGATCCTGCGTGGCTGA
- a CDS encoding TetR/AcrR family transcriptional regulator: protein MPAKNDPPVTKSEQTRALILETAMRLFQERGYDKTTMRAIAQEAGVSVGNAYYYFAGKEHLIQGFYDRIAAEHREAVREVLARETELHARFAGVLKAWLDVAAPYHEFAVQFFKNAADPDSPLSPFSAESEPARTEVVALQREVLAGSRTKVPADLKDVLPELMWLAQMGLVLYWIFDRTEGSERSYRLAERGARLTARGVVLSRFRVLRPLVHEVHELFTDFLPGMTRAMPDPAAKGRRGRGRQDSEADAAPDTAPGSGADPEKG, encoded by the coding sequence GTGCCTGCGAAGAACGACCCCCCGGTGACCAAGAGCGAGCAGACCCGTGCCCTGATCCTGGAGACCGCGATGCGGCTCTTCCAGGAGCGGGGGTACGACAAGACCACCATGCGGGCCATCGCCCAGGAGGCGGGGGTCTCCGTCGGGAACGCGTACTACTACTTCGCCGGCAAGGAACACCTGATCCAGGGCTTCTACGACCGGATCGCCGCCGAGCACCGGGAGGCGGTCCGGGAGGTCCTGGCCCGGGAGACGGAGCTGCACGCCCGGTTCGCCGGGGTGCTCAAGGCCTGGCTGGACGTGGCGGCCCCGTACCACGAGTTCGCGGTGCAGTTCTTCAAGAACGCGGCCGACCCGGACAGCCCGCTCAGCCCCTTCTCCGCCGAGTCGGAGCCCGCGCGCACGGAGGTCGTCGCCCTCCAGCGCGAGGTGCTGGCCGGTTCCCGCACCAAGGTGCCCGCCGACCTCAAGGACGTGCTCCCGGAGCTGATGTGGCTGGCCCAGATGGGGCTGGTGCTGTACTGGATCTTCGACCGCACGGAGGGCAGCGAGCGCAGCTACCGGCTCGCCGAGCGCGGCGCCCGGCTCACCGCGCGCGGTGTGGTCCTCTCCCGCTTCCGCGTGCTGCGCCCCCTCGTCCACGAGGTGCACGAGCTGTTCACGGACTTCCTGCCGGGGATGACCAGGGCGATGCCGGACCCCGCCGCCAAGGGGCGACGGGGTCGCGGGCGCCAGGACTCCGAAGCGGACGCCGCAC
- a CDS encoding VOC family protein — protein MSDDESYELLGFDNVLLSVGDLDEAVAFYEAAGFPLRFRLDEAGIALLGVGGETPGLLLRHEEGLGHRPPPWAAPRVWLEVRDARVTARTLAAAGVRPLDEPFAVATGWTVEAADPWGNVLGFTDYAKRPELGRAAQRRGAAAH, from the coding sequence ATGTCAGACGACGAGTCGTACGAGCTGCTCGGCTTCGACAACGTGCTGCTGTCCGTCGGGGATCTCGACGAGGCCGTGGCCTTCTACGAGGCGGCCGGCTTTCCGCTGCGGTTCCGGCTCGACGAGGCCGGGATCGCCCTGCTGGGCGTGGGCGGCGAGACCCCGGGGCTGCTGCTGCGGCACGAGGAGGGCCTCGGCCACCGGCCGCCGCCGTGGGCCGCGCCCCGCGTGTGGCTGGAGGTGCGCGACGCGCGCGTGACGGCGCGCACGCTGGCCGCCGCGGGGGTGCGCCCGCTGGACGAGCCGTTCGCCGTCGCCACGGGGTGGACCGTCGAGGCGGCCGACCCCTGGGGGAACGTCCTCGGCTTCACCGACTACGCCAAGCGGCCCGAGCTGGGGCGCGCGGCGCAGCGGCGCGGGGCCGCCGCGCACTGA